Genomic window (Chondrocystis sp. NIES-4102):
CAGATACTTCTCGTATTGTAGTAGAATTAGCCCCAGGCTATACTATCGACCCCGATGACGTTGAATTTAAGGAAAAGTCAGCTAAAGAGTGGACTGTAGAACTACCAAAACCTAAAGTTGCTCGCTTTGCTGGATCTGATAATGATGATGACGAAGTGGTGAAGTTGGATGTTCCTGAAGTAGATCTTCCTGATGCTTTACCTAGAGTGGAGACAGTAGCATTAGAAGATTCTGATACTCAAGAGGCATCAACTAATAATAATATTATCGATTCTCCTTACATTAGAGCTACTAAGAATGGCTTTTTTATTGCAATTGATGGCAATCGTGAAATCAAAATAGATTCAGAAAGAGATGGCGATCGCATTAAGTTTTTGATTGAGGGTGTTACTCTTCCTGCTGATTTGGATTCTCAGTCAATAGCAATTAATCAGTATGGTGTATCTACTATTGAATTTGAGCAACTTGATGATTCCCAAGCCCTGATGAGTCTTGAGGTGAAAGAAGATAGTCCCGATTGGTTAGCAACTTTTAGTCGCATTAACGGCTTATTATTATTGCCTAAGGGTGAACTACCTAACACCACAACTGCTATATCTATTCCTAAGACTGATTCAACCTCAACTTCTAATGATTCAGAATCTCTCATACAATCTTTAGATAAAAGCGAACTTAGTGTAATCGACAAAATTGAATTAGCAGATGATGATACTAATCTTTTAGTTCACGCCAAGACGCAATTATCGGCAGTAACTTCTAGATCTAGCAATGGTATTTATCAGATTATTATTGATGATGCAGAGCTTGCCGAGGATTTTCAGGGCCCAGAATTAACGGTGAGTAGTCCTATTTCTGAACTCAAAGTACGTCAAGAAGACACGACAGTTGTTTTAGAAGTTACAACTCGTTTGAGATATCGCCTAGGACAGTTAAATACAGAAGAAACAGCACTCGCTCTACCGATTGAAGTAGGTATTGCTCCTCCTCCAGCTAGTGATGCTCCCCTACTCCCCCCAGGTTTTGATAAAGAACCTAAACTAAAACCAATTCCTGCAGTAACTGCTGCTACTATCCCTAACACCCGACCAAGAGTCATTATTGATCCAGGACATGGTGGTTATGATGCTGGGGCAATTGGCATCGGCGGTTTGAAGGAAAAAGATGTGATTTTCCCTATTTCCCTAGATGTTGCCGAAATTCTCAAAGAACAGGGAATAGAAGTAATTATGACCAGAGATACTGATGACTTTATTAGTCTTGAAGGTCGTACTGATATGGCAAATGATCTCGATGCGGATTTATTTGTCAGTATTCACGCTAACGCTATTAGCATGAGTAGACCTGATGTTAGTGGTTTAGAGACTTACTACTATCAAAGTGGTCGTCGTTTAGCAGAAATTATTCACTGGAGTATTTTAAATGGAGTCAACATTCAAGATAGGGGTATTCGCCGAGCCAGATTTTTTGTACTCAGACATTCAACCATGCCCGCCGTGTTGGTCGAAGTAGGATTTGTTACTGGGACTGATGATGCTTCACGACTTAAAGATCCCGCTCATCGTCGTCAAATGGCAGAAGCGATCGCCAGAGGCGTAATCGAGTATATTAAACAAAATAATCTCTAATTTTTAAGTATTTATACTGTACTTAATTTACTAATCTCAGGATTGGTTATGAGAAGACCAAAATGTAATTATCTCAAGATCTAAATTTAAAATTAAAGATGAAACATTCAAATTGGCGTATTGGCTTGTTTGATAGCGGTGTAGGCGGATTAACAGTATTAAGGGAAATGTATCGCCAAATGCCCACCGAATCATTACTCTATTTTGCTGATTCTGCTCGTTTACCCTATGGAACGCGATCGCAGCCAGAAATTCTTCAATTTGTGCGTGAAATCCTAGATTGGATGTGTACCCAAAAAGTCAAAATGATTATCATGGCTTGTAATACTAGTTCTGCCCTAGCATTAGAAATAGTTAGGCAAGAATATGATATTCCTATCTTAGGGGTAATTCTTTCAGGAGCTAAAGCTGCAGTCAAAGATGGTCAACGTATCGGTGTAATTTCCACTCAAGCTACTGCTAAAAGTCACGCTTATCGCCAAGCAATAAGAGAAATCAACCCACGAACTCAAGTGTGGGAAGTTCCTTGTCCTAAATTTGTTCACCTAATAGAACAAAATCTCTTATATACCGAATATACTCAACAAGTAGCTCAAGAATATTTACAACCACTTATTAAAAAAAATATTGATACTCTTGTCTATGGTTGTACTCATTATAGACACCTAGATAAAACTATTCGCTCTCTTTTGCCTAGTTCTGTAAAAATCATTGATCCTGCTGAACATATTGTGGTAGCAGCAGCCAAAGAATTATCTTTATTAGGATTACGTAATAACGGGTTTTCTGTACCTACTAGTTTTTATGTTAGCGGTTCTCCTCAACAATTTGCGAGCTTATCCCAACAATGGCTTGGGTATTATCCCCATGTAATACAAGTTCCTATGAAAGAACCATCATCAGCAGAAATGATGGCCCTCAACCCAGTTGATTAAAAAATTATTACGTTATTTTAATCGAGCAATATTTTACGGAGTTTGGATTTTGTTCCTTCTCTGTTTAGAAGTGTTACTTACTATCGTGCTTCCTGGTTTTTGCATTTCGGCTATTTTTAACAAACCATAAATACACAAAAGATAAATAGCAGCCAGAAATAAAATAAAAACGGGTAGATTAACGGGATTCATCGGCTAGTCTCAAGGGAGATTAATTTAATTTTATTAATTGGGATATCAGATACAAATTAGTACGCCATGCTACTACAAAATCTACTGTAGTTTTTTGGAGATATTTCCTAAATTGGAAATACGCCAGAGGCAGCAGATTCTGAATCGGCAGCATTAATTTCTAAACATGAAGCTTAGTAATTTTGGTATTATGTTCCGAACCTAACTCCTCACGCCATAAACTAGTTTTTATATTGTCTAGTTATTACAATCAACTAAGATGCTTAAATAGACAGCAAAACCAGTAATATCTTGTATTTATTTTTTTATGAATATATTAAGAAGACAAATTCCCAATATATCAAGCTATATTTTCTAAAATTAAGGAAATTAGCAAACTGCAAGTCACTGTATGGGTGTGACATTAAAGTTTACTAAAAACCCTAAGACGAACAAATTTGGGTCAATTTCTATATCAGCTATAGAACTTAGCTTAAAAACATAATTAAGTAGCATTGTCCCTGCCATAAATATCAGGTAATTGCTACTAGTACTTTAAGCTTATTTTACCTATCCCCAACTACTGTCTTAGATACCGTTAATTTTTTCCAAAATCTTATTATCTAGAATAACATAATTTCTTTAAATACTGATAAAGCTATGATTATCAATCAATTTGCCACAATTTTCATAAGTACTTAGGCAGTTTATTGTTGGCTATTAGCTTCGCTTCCCTTAAAATAAGTACAATAATATGTAAAGTTTCTTAAATAAAGTAATTGCCAGAATTGGCTTAACAATGACATCTTCTACTACCTCTTTATTAGCACCCGTTGAAAATGATCTGCAAATTTTGACAGATAATCTCAAACAACTGATTAGTGCGCGTCATCCAATTTTAGGAGCTGCTGCCGAACACTTATTTGAGGCTGGAGGTAAACGTATTAGACCAGCGATTGTTCTGTTGGTCTCGCGGGCAACCATGCCTAATCATGAATTAACCCCTCGTCATCGCCGTTTAGCAGAAATCACAGAAATGATTCATACGGCAAGTTTGGTACATGATGATGTAGTAGACGAAGCAGATTTACGCCGTAACGTGGAAACAGTTAATAGTTTGTTTGGTGACAAAATAGCTGTATTAGCAGGGGATTTTCTTTTTGCTCAATCATCTTGGTATCTAGCTAATCTCGATAATCTACAAGTAGTTAAACTGCTATCGGAGGTTATTAGGGATTTCGCGGAAGGGGAAATAATTCAAAGTATTAATCGTTTTGACATCGACGCTTCTATTGATTCTTATTTAGATAAGACCTACTATAAAACTGCTTCGTTAATGGCAAATAGTGCTAAAGCTGCTGCTATCTTGAGCGATGCTGATAGTAGTGTAGTAGAAAATCTATATAGTTATGGTCGTAATTTAGGTCTGGCTTTTCAAATTGTAGATGACATTCTCGATTTTACTGGTTCTGCTGAAGTATTAGGTAAACCAGCAGGATTAGATTTAGCTAGTGGTAAGTTAACTTCCCCTGTATTTTATGCCATAAAACAAGAACCACACTTAGAAGTATTGATAGAAAGAAAATTTTCTGACCCTGAAGACCTAGATAAGGCTTTAGAATTGATTAGAAGTACTGATGGAATTGAACAAGCACGTCAACTTGCTAAAAATCTTGCCCATCAAGCTGCGCAATGTATAACTTGTCTTAAGCCTTCAGACTCCAAAGATGCTTTGCATGATTTAACTGATTATGCTGTTAGTCGTTTGTATTAATTTTTAATAATTATATGGTTGAGGTTAATACGGATCAAGTATTGATTAAAACAGATAAAAAAACCTTATAGTCAATAGTCAGCACAAAAAGTGTCCACTAAAAGTCAGTAAAATAGTGTCTCACAACTGATTTTGAAAAATTTAGGATATGCTGGTGGAGTAATAGCTGCTAACAAAATTATTATTAGCTTAAATAGCAGCTTTTGAGGAATACACTTTCTCATAAACATCTTTATCAGACAAAGCCTTATAGGTATTTTGAATGAGCTATTGCCTAAATCCATCCTGTCCCAAGCCTGTTAATAATCCCAAAGCTAAAGTATGTCAAGCTTGTGGGTCTAAACTACTATTACATGGTCGTTATCACTTAATCAAGGGACTCGGCAAAGGCGGTTTTGGGCAGACTTTTTTAGCTGCCGATTTAGGACTTCCTGGTAATCCTTTGTGTGTTATTAAACAATTAAGACCTAATACAGATAATCCTAATTTTCTGTCGATGGCGAGAGAATTATTTGAAAGAGAAGCAAGAACTCTCGGTAGAGTAGGTAATCATCCTCAGATACCTAGACTATTAGACTATTTTGAAGATCGCCAGCAATTTTATCTAATTCAGGAATTTGTCAAAGGGGATAACTTGCAGCAGGAAATTAAGAAAAATGGCGTTTTGAATGAAGAGAAAGCCCGCCAAGTACTCAAGGAAATTTTAATAATCCTCAGAGATATTCATGCGCAAAAAGTTATTCACCGAGACATCAAACCTGCCAACATTATTCGTCGCGAAATAGATAATAAATTGGTTTTAATTGACTTTGGTGTAGTGAAAAATCAGGTAGATACTGGGGGAGCAGCAGGATCTGAGCAAACAGCCCTCACAGCATTTGCTGTTGGCACTCCTGGTTTTGCCCCTCCTGAACAGTTGGCGATGCGCCCTGTATATTCTAGTGATGTTTATGCTTTAGGTGTTACCTGTATGTATTTAATGACGGGGAAAGCACCAAAAAATATGGATTGTGATCCGATTACAGGTGATATTGACTGGTTTAAGAATGTCACAATTAGTAAGAGTTTTGCAGAAATTTTGACTAAAATGCTGGAAATAGCTATTAAAAATCGCTATAAAACTGCTCAGGAAGCATTGCAAGCATTGGAGATAGAGCCTCACGTGGAGAGTTTATCGGAAAGTATGCTGATGGGCTATCCTGGTATGGATAATAATAGTAATACTCCTCCTAATAATACTGTTTCTAGCCGTAGTAATATGGGTGCTGCTCCTAGAAATTCACCTTTTAGTTCTCGTAGCGATAATAGAACACCTCCAAGTGTTAGTAGCCGTACGGCTTCTCGCTATCCTCGCAATAGTTATGCCCCCAGTAATCAAAGGAATAGGAATAACCAAGCTTCAGAGGAGAAAAAGCCGAAAACTCCAACAAAACCTATAAAATTGTCTGCTCAAGAGGTAATCAATTTTTATAATTCTGGCAGAAAGGATTTTGGGTTGAAAGATATGAGTATGCAGGATTTACAAAAAGCTGAGTTATCAGAGGCTAAATTTTACGACTCTAAGTTGATCAAAATTAATTTGCAAGGTGCTGACTTAACTAGGTCAAATTTCGCTCAATGTGATCTGCGTCAGGCAATGTTAAGGAACGCTAACTTTACCAAAGCTTTTTTTAATAGTTCTAATCTAGAAGGTGCGGATCTAAGAGGAGCAAATTTGAGTGAGACTAATTTTAAAGATACCAAATTGAAAGGTGCTAATCTTTGTGGCGCAAATTTAAGTAATAGTAATTTGACTCAAGAACAATTAGAAGAGGTTAAGACGAATTGGATGACTACTATGCCGACTGGGAAGCGAGGATTTTGGTAAATTTAAGGCAATAAGAAGAAAAGCAAATTTTTAGGCTTTGATTTCAATTAATTAGTTTGTCGTTGACCAAAAATTGTTCTACCTAAACGAATCATGGTTGTCCCAGCCTTAATTGCTTGTAAATAATCATCAGACATTCCCATAGATAGTTCCTGCATGGTTAAATTAGGATAGTTCTTTTGTTTGATTGTAACGGCGAGTTGCCCAATTGTCTCAAATGCTTGGAAAGTTTCTTTATCAGATAAACCAAAAGGCAAAATTGTCATCAATCCCTGAATATTTAAATGTTGACATTGGCTTAAAGAAGTTAAATCTGTTAATAAATCTTGAGGTTGCCATCCATATTTATTTGGATCTATTAAAGGTTTTACCTGAAGAAAAATCTTAGGTGTACGATTTAACTCTTGTGCTAGTTTATTTAATCGTTGTGCAATGGGTAAACTATCAACAGAATGAATCCAATCAAAATGTTCAATAATTTTTTTTGCTTTATTTTTTTGAATATGTCCGATAAAATGCCAATTGATATCAGTTAAATCTATTAATTGTTCCTGTTTAATTACAGCTTCTTGTAAACGGTTTTCACCAAAATCTCTGATTCCAACTTGATATGCTTCTCGCATTGCTTCTATAGGAACTTGTTTACTGATAGCAATTAATTTGACATTTGCAGGTATTTGTTGCTGAATGTGAATAATTTTATCTGAGATAGAGCCTGTCATTAAGTTGATAAAAATCTAAGATAAATAATATTAAAGAAAAGTACGTTGATATACTGCTTGTAGTTGTCGATGTTTTTCCATTTCACGGTCTAGTAATAGTCTCCTTAACAAAGCTTCGATTAACAGGCGAGCTTCTGTACGACTTATAGGATCAAATGATAGGGAATTAATGTTAGTTGTAACAGTAAAAAATAAGCGTTGAGCGTAGAGGGTAGTAAATAATTCTTGATTATCCTTGAGTAGACATATTCTGTAGAGAAGTCCGAAAGTAGGATGGTTTAAATAAATCTCATTAGGTTGATTTTCATTGGGTTTATTATTCACTCTGTAATTCTATTATTTTTGAATAGATGCCATAAATATTCTAAAGATTATATAGCAATCCTAAATGATCTGAGAGAATTTATTTCGGGTGCTGAGGGAATATGGAGGTTAATAAATTGATTGGCAATTAAATTGTTATATGCTCAATTGCTCATAAATACATTCAAGTCAGGACTAATGAGCATTTAGGCTTAAATTAAAACTATATATAGAGTGGGATATAGGAAAATTTATCTATAAGACGCTATATATAGTAAAACTTAAGCTATAGTAGAAAACCAGACTAGTAAAAATTGTTTCAGTCTCACGTAATATATGCAGCCAACTTTACCGTTAACCAACGATTCTCGAAGCACCTTAAACTCTGAACAAGAAATTTTACCAACTGGCCATAATTTAGAGATAACAAAGCTTAACTCAGGTAATGTAAGCAATAGGTTATCTTTGATACCAACAGAGACTGCTTCAAGTATTCAGGTAATTAGGAGAGACGGCTCATCTACCCCTTTAAATATTACAAAAATTCGCGCAGTAGTTGAATGGGCTTGTCTGGGGCAAAACATCAACCCAATTACTATAGAAGCTGGTTTAACAACTAGATTACGTAATGGTGTAACTACTAGGGAAATTCAAGATAATTTAATTGACTGTGCATTGGGAATGTGTAGTCCTGATGAACCCGAATGGAGATATGTAGCAGGTAGACTCCACGTTTGGAATTTGTGGCAAGATACTCAAGTAAGTCGAGGATTTGGATATGGAAATTATCCTGCAACAGTACAATTACAATTAGAAGCTAAACGTTACGCTCGCCAGATTCTTCAATATTCTACAGAGGAATTAGCAATAGCTGGTAGTTGGATAAACCCTGAATGGGATAAGGATTATGATTATGCAGGGGCGGTTTTATTAACCAAGCGGTATTTATTGACTAATGAATTACCACAGGAAGCTTATTTAACCTGTGCTTTATTATTGGCATTGGTAGAAAAACCAGAAAACAGATTAACTATTGCACGTCAATTTTACGAAGCGATAGCGAAAAGAAAAATTTCTCTAGCCACACCAATATTAGCTAATCTCAGAGTACCTAATGGATCTTTGAGTAGTTGTTTTATTATCGCTATGGACGATAATTTAGAGAGTATTTTTGAAGAAATTACTAATGCAGCTAGGATTTCTAAAAATGGTGGTGGTGTTGGGGTAAACGTCAGTCGTATTCGTGCTACTGGTAGTTGGGTGATGGGTAAGCAAAACGCTTCAGGTGGGGTAATTCCTTGGATTAAATTACTCAATGATACAGCGATCGCAGTAAATCAAGGCGGGCGTAGGGCTGGTGCTGTTACCGTTGGCTTGGATGTTTGGCATTTGGATGTGCCTGAATTTTTGGAAATGCAAGCGGAAAATGGCGATCGCCGTCGTAAGGCTTATGATGTTTTTCCTCAATTGGTTATTGTCGATGAATTTATGCGTCGGGTGGTAGCGAAACAGCAATGGACGCTATTAGATCCTTATGAGGTTAAGCAAGCATTAGGTATTGATTTGGCTGAACTTTGGGGCGAAAAATTTGAAATTGCCTACCGTGAAATTGAAGCGGAATTAGGTAAGAAGATTTTACTCTATAAACAAATAGATGCCCGTGAACTGTTTAAGCATATTATGCGCGCTCAGGTAGAAACAGGAATGCCTTATCTGGCTTTTAAAGACACAATTAATCGGGCAAATCCTAATAAGCACGAAGGTTATATACCTGGGGTGAATTTGTGCTGTGAGAGCTTTAGCAATGTTAAACCTGGAATAGAAGCTCATTGTTGTAATCTGGTATCTCTTAATTTAGCTAATCTTGAAATATCAGAAATACCCGATATGGCTCAATTAGCAGTAAGAATTTTAGATAACACCATCGATTTAACCCAGCCTCCTTTTACAGATAGCAAAACCCATAATGATAAATACCGTACTATTGGGGTAGGTTGTATGGGGTTGGCAGATTGGTTAGCAAAACGTCATCTAAACTATCAAGATTTAACTAAAATTAGTCACTTATTTGAAGAAATAGCCTATTGGTGTACTTGGGCATCAATGGAATTAGCTAAAGAAAGGGGGACTTATGCTGCTTTTGCAGGTAGTGAATGGAGTAAAGGTAAATTACTTGGTTCTAAATCTTTAGCAGAAATTGTGGCGATCGCCAAAGAGCCAGATCGTTGGGTAAAATTATCTCAAGATGTCCAAACCCATGGTATTCGTAACTCCCATATAACTGCGATCGCTCCTAATACTTCTTCTTCTTTAGTTCAAGGTTGTACCGCTAGTATTTTGCCCGTATATAGTAAGTTTTTCTATGATAAATGGGCTAAGGGAACTGTGCCTATCGCTCCACCTTTTATTCAAGATTGTTTCTGGTTTTACCGCGAAAATAAAAGTCTTGATCAGAAAGTTGTAGTAAAAGCAGTGGCTACTATGCAACAGTGGATTGATACAGGTATTTCGATGGAATTGCTTTTTAATCTTAATCAAGGGGTATATTTCCCACAAGAGCCTGAGCGAGCGGTTAGAGCTAAAGATATCTTTGATACTCTAGTTATGGCATGGTCAGAAGGATGTAAAGCAATATACTATGTCCGTACTGTGCAGAAGGATGATTTTAAGGAATCTAATCAAGGATGTGCAGCTTGTGCTAATTAGAATGAATTTGATTGGCAATCAGTATTAAAATCTTTTAATTAGATGGAATTACAATTTAGTAAGAACGATCTAGGTAAGATTATGGTTGCCTCTGCACAAAATTCCTATTTAACACCTGAAGAATATATAGAAATGGAAGCAACGAGCGATATTAAACACGAGTATATCGCTGGTGATGTATATGCTATGGCTGGTGCAACGGATACTCATGTAACTATTGCGGGTAATATTTTTGCTTTATTACTGTCACACTTAAGAGATTCAGGGTGTCGAGTCTATATTTCAGACATGAAGGTGAAAATTGAGGCAAAAAATTGTTTTTATTATCCTGATGTGATCGTAACTTGTGAACCTGAAGATAGAGAAAATAGTACTTATAAACAGTTTCCTTGTTTGATTGTTGAAGTATTATCTGATTCTACCGAAGCATTTGATCGTGGGGATAAATTTGCTAACTATCAATCTTTGCCCAGTTTACAAGAGTATGTATTAATTAATACTAGAAAAGCTCGAATCGAATGCTTTCGCCGTACGGATAATGGATTATGGTTATTACAGTTTTATGAATTGGATAATATTGAGTTTGAATTAACCAGTATAAAACTCACAGCTAAAATCGCTCAGATATACGAATTCGTAAATTTTGCCTAAACTTGCAACTTTATCTGGCTATAGTAATTTTCAAATATTAGTTATTGATAAAAGTGGGCGTGGAATGATTTTGGCTTTTAGCTCAGGAGTGCATATGCGAAGCGGTATCCTTGATTGATTCGCTCAAGGCATGGAAACCGTACCGTTAGCACAGCACCGCTTTTAGTTTTTAGCTTCTCCTGACTCGTTACTCGTTACTCAATCCTTAGTAGCCCCTAGGATCTACCTACTACCTATTTGCGTAGCTTATCCTTTAGGGCTACCTCCTACCTATTACCTAATTCTTTACTGCTATATAAAGGTAATCAGTTATTACTTGGAGTTGGGGTAATTGCTAGCTACTATTCTCTAAAATATAAATAGAGGCGAAAATCAAAATTATAAGCCTAACGAGTAATTAGCTTAAAGATAATCTTAGACCATAGCTGATCTGATAAATTACAGATTTTGTAGGCGACTTAAAAACCTCAAGGCTAAGTAAGAAATAAACAATAATTCACCTAAATATTAAAGACATAAAATGACAGCAGTAATATCAACAACTACAGAAGAAATCAAAAACCCGATTACAGAAAGGGTGCGCTCGGCGATCGCTAGTTATCGAGATCAAGTAGACTATTTAGAAATTAGAGTAGAACAAAGTGAATCTACAGCACTTGCTTTTCGGGGTAAACAGTTAGACTCTGTAGATCGTAGTTTTGCTTTAGCTGGCGGAATTCGAGCTTGTCATCAGGGTGGCTGGAGTTTTGTTACTTTTAATGGTTTAGATGAGCTTGACGCTAGAATTGAAGACGCAATTTCTCAAGCAAAATTAGTCGGGAAAGAAGAAACACAGCTAGCAACTGTTGAGGCGATCGAAGACTATGTGCCTGAGCTTATAAAACGCGATCCTCGTACTGTTTCCTTGCAGGATAAACGCCAACTTTTAGAAAAATATAATCAATTACTATTAGATTACGATCCTCGCATTCAAACCACTTCCGCTAGTATTAGCGATCGCTTTGCTACTAAGATTTTTGTCAATTCTACAGGTAGCTGTATTGTCCAAGAAAGATTAGATGTTAATGGGCGTTTTGCTGCGATCGCCAAAGGAGAAAACGGTATTGTACGTCAGGGATTTGAATCTGTTCATTCCCGTAATGATTTTGATGTCTTAGTTGGCATCGAAGAGCAAGTTAAAGGGGCAGCAGAGCGCGCAGTTAGGCAATTGGACGCGAAATCTGTTAAAGGTGGGCAATATACCGTGGTTCTCGACCCTTATTTAGCTGGTGTGTTTATTCATGAGGCTTTTGGACATCTTTCTGAGGCTGATTTTGTCTATGAAAATCCTAAAATGCAGGAATTGTTGACTTTAGGTAAGCCGATGGGGATTGAGCAACTAAACGTAGTGGATGATGCTACTCTAGAAAATCTGCCAGGGTCGATGAAATATGATGATGAAGGTGTACCAGGACAACGTAAATATTTAATTAAGAATGGTGTTTTAACTCAGCGTCTTCACTCCCTAGAAACAGCAGGGAAAATGCAGGAGACTCCTACAGGTAATGCAAGAGCAATTCGCGCTAGTTATCCGCCCATTGTTCGCATGACTAATACAGCAATTGAACCTGGTGATACACCCTTAGAGAAGATGTTTGAGGGAATAGAAGAAGGGGTTTATGCCGTCAGAATGTTGGGAGGACAAACCAACGGTGAAATGTTTACTTTTGCAGCAGCAGAAGGATATATGATCCGCGATGGTAAAATTGCTGAACCTGTTAGTGATGTTACTCTTTCTGGTAATGTCTTTCAAACTTTACAGGATATTGAGGCAATTAGTAGCGATACTTTATATACTAATGGAGGATGTGGCAAAGGAGGTCAAATGCCTTTACCTGTAAGCGTTGGTGGCCCTCACATTCGGATTAAAAATGTAGTGGTTGGTGGTCGATAGATTGACCTACCGTTTGTAAGCTGCTTCGTCATATCTATTATTTAGGAATTTTTTAATAGTTAAGGCGAAGTGATTTAACAAGATACATTAATCCAGTTAAAAATAATAATCCCATTACCCCTGCGATGGGATTACCATCGATACCTGTTACCCAGACAGGAACTTGTTGAGTGTAGTTAATCAATTTGCCAACATTGACGATATAGTAACCCCAAACTAAACCTGCATGAATACCAATACAAATACCCAAGCGATCGCCATGTTGATTTTTAGCAATAATTAAAGTTATCCCTAATAATATTAATGCTGGAAAAGTAACTGCGGTACGAATTATTTCTGTAAGCGGTTTAAGGAAATGAGCCAAAGCAAAGATAACAGCACCCACCCCAAGACAAGTTTTTCGACTATAATCTCGCTGCAATTCGTCTAGTAGCCAACCCCGAAATAGCAACTCTTCAGCCAAGCCAATACCTAAAGCACTTATTAAACCTTCAGCCACGATTTTAAAGAGGCT
Coding sequences:
- a CDS encoding N-acetylmuramoyl-L-alanine amidase, with amino-acid sequence MRFHWLLFGFLGVFLFSSPARAGKIVSWEFEQQDNKLVFETDEGVQPDAELLSNPTRLVIDLPGISLDRETIKESYQGSITGFRIGQSEPDTSRIVVELAPGYTIDPDDVEFKEKSAKEWTVELPKPKVARFAGSDNDDDEVVKLDVPEVDLPDALPRVETVALEDSDTQEASTNNNIIDSPYIRATKNGFFIAIDGNREIKIDSERDGDRIKFLIEGVTLPADLDSQSIAINQYGVSTIEFEQLDDSQALMSLEVKEDSPDWLATFSRINGLLLLPKGELPNTTTAISIPKTDSTSTSNDSESLIQSLDKSELSVIDKIELADDDTNLLVHAKTQLSAVTSRSSNGIYQIIIDDAELAEDFQGPELTVSSPISELKVRQEDTTVVLEVTTRLRYRLGQLNTEETALALPIEVGIAPPPASDAPLLPPGFDKEPKLKPIPAVTAATIPNTRPRVIIDPGHGGYDAGAIGIGGLKEKDVIFPISLDVAEILKEQGIEVIMTRDTDDFISLEGRTDMANDLDADLFVSIHANAISMSRPDVSGLETYYYQSGRRLAEIIHWSILNGVNIQDRGIRRARFFVLRHSTMPAVLVEVGFVTGTDDASRLKDPAHRRQMAEAIARGVIEYIKQNNL
- the murI gene encoding glutamate racemase gives rise to the protein MKHSNWRIGLFDSGVGGLTVLREMYRQMPTESLLYFADSARLPYGTRSQPEILQFVREILDWMCTQKVKMIIMACNTSSALALEIVRQEYDIPILGVILSGAKAAVKDGQRIGVISTQATAKSHAYRQAIREINPRTQVWEVPCPKFVHLIEQNLLYTEYTQQVAQEYLQPLIKKNIDTLVYGCTHYRHLDKTIRSLLPSSVKIIDPAEHIVVAAAKELSLLGLRNNGFSVPTSFYVSGSPQQFASLSQQWLGYYPHVIQVPMKEPSSAEMMALNPVD
- a CDS encoding solanesyl diphosphate synthase; amino-acid sequence: MTSSTTSLLAPVENDLQILTDNLKQLISARHPILGAAAEHLFEAGGKRIRPAIVLLVSRATMPNHELTPRHRRLAEITEMIHTASLVHDDVVDEADLRRNVETVNSLFGDKIAVLAGDFLFAQSSWYLANLDNLQVVKLLSEVIRDFAEGEIIQSINRFDIDASIDSYLDKTYYKTASLMANSAKAAAILSDADSSVVENLYSYGRNLGLAFQIVDDILDFTGSAEVLGKPAGLDLASGKLTSPVFYAIKQEPHLEVLIERKFSDPEDLDKALELIRSTDGIEQARQLAKNLAHQAAQCITCLKPSDSKDALHDLTDYAVSRLY
- a CDS encoding serine/threonine protein kinase with pentapeptide repeats → MSYCLNPSCPKPVNNPKAKVCQACGSKLLLHGRYHLIKGLGKGGFGQTFLAADLGLPGNPLCVIKQLRPNTDNPNFLSMARELFEREARTLGRVGNHPQIPRLLDYFEDRQQFYLIQEFVKGDNLQQEIKKNGVLNEEKARQVLKEILIILRDIHAQKVIHRDIKPANIIRREIDNKLVLIDFGVVKNQVDTGGAAGSEQTALTAFAVGTPGFAPPEQLAMRPVYSSDVYALGVTCMYLMTGKAPKNMDCDPITGDIDWFKNVTISKSFAEILTKMLEIAIKNRYKTAQEALQALEIEPHVESLSESMLMGYPGMDNNSNTPPNNTVSSRSNMGAAPRNSPFSSRSDNRTPPSVSSRTASRYPRNSYAPSNQRNRNNQASEEKKPKTPTKPIKLSAQEVINFYNSGRKDFGLKDMSMQDLQKAELSEAKFYDSKLIKINLQGADLTRSNFAQCDLRQAMLRNANFTKAFFNSSNLEGADLRGANLSETNFKDTKLKGANLCGANLSNSNLTQEQLEEVKTNWMTTMPTGKRGFW
- a CDS encoding ribonucleoside-diphosphate reductase, alpha subunit: MQPTLPLTNDSRSTLNSEQEILPTGHNLEITKLNSGNVSNRLSLIPTETASSIQVIRRDGSSTPLNITKIRAVVEWACLGQNINPITIEAGLTTRLRNGVTTREIQDNLIDCALGMCSPDEPEWRYVAGRLHVWNLWQDTQVSRGFGYGNYPATVQLQLEAKRYARQILQYSTEELAIAGSWINPEWDKDYDYAGAVLLTKRYLLTNELPQEAYLTCALLLALVEKPENRLTIARQFYEAIAKRKISLATPILANLRVPNGSLSSCFIIAMDDNLESIFEEITNAARISKNGGGVGVNVSRIRATGSWVMGKQNASGGVIPWIKLLNDTAIAVNQGGRRAGAVTVGLDVWHLDVPEFLEMQAENGDRRRKAYDVFPQLVIVDEFMRRVVAKQQWTLLDPYEVKQALGIDLAELWGEKFEIAYREIEAELGKKILLYKQIDARELFKHIMRAQVETGMPYLAFKDTINRANPNKHEGYIPGVNLCCESFSNVKPGIEAHCCNLVSLNLANLEISEIPDMAQLAVRILDNTIDLTQPPFTDSKTHNDKYRTIGVGCMGLADWLAKRHLNYQDLTKISHLFEEIAYWCTWASMELAKERGTYAAFAGSEWSKGKLLGSKSLAEIVAIAKEPDRWVKLSQDVQTHGIRNSHITAIAPNTSSSLVQGCTASILPVYSKFFYDKWAKGTVPIAPPFIQDCFWFYRENKSLDQKVVVKAVATMQQWIDTGISMELLFNLNQGVYFPQEPERAVRAKDIFDTLVMAWSEGCKAIYYVRTVQKDDFKESNQGCAACAN